Genomic window (Sulfurovum sp. NBC37-1):
GCCTTTACATTAGGATAGAAACTCGCATCGGCAAACATTATCTCATCAAACCCCGTGGTGATCACTTTTTTATCCAGATCAATAGCGTCTATCTCAACAGAAGACTGATATTCTATACGATCCTTATAAAGTTCCTTAAATGCCGAATGAAACCCCTCTGCTTTGATTTTTATATCACTGTTCGCATCCAAAATAATGACTTTCCCATCAATGTTTTGTTTATCAAAATAATCTGCAATGAGACAGGCACGTTCATAAGGTGCAGCCAAGCATCTGTAGTTACCACCGGGTACGGTCAACACAAAATTTCCACCTTTGAAATGATGTATTTTTTCTTTCAGTGTCATATGCTCTGAACCCGGTATGAATGCCGCAGGATATTCAGTTTTCAACCTCTGTTCCAAAGCTTTATCATCCTGTACCAGATCATGGTAGTCATATTCTATGCCTGTAGCAAACACAAGATAGTCGTACCCCACATCACCTATACTGGTTTTAAGTATATGATGTTTCTTATCTACATCTGTCACTTCAGCATGCAAATAAATATAGTTGTTATTTTTAGCTGCATCCAGATAACTGTGTGTTAAATATTCCAGATCTACCAAGTCTACCAGCCACTCATTGCTCATAGGGCATGAGACAAAATGATCACGTCTTTCTATCATTGTCACTTCTGCATGGGGTACACGGTGCTTGACATCTTTCGCCAGTGCAAGTCCGGCCCAACCACCACCTACAACTACTATACGGGGATTTTTTGTTTTCTTTTTATTAAGAATATTGTCTGTTTTTTCTAATTTTTTTTCTTCTTTTGAATAAGCCAAACTTGCAGATAACAATACACTTGTCCCATACTTTAAAACATCTCTTCTGTTCACTGGCATATCTCCCAATTATAATTAAATTAAGATATAGTTATATCATAATTTAATTAATTGCGTCTTACTTTGTATTCCCTCTCCCCAATACCGAGAGAATTATTTTAACTATACGGTATTCCAAATAACCTCGGAAACTTTATATAGCATAAAGGATAAAAGCTACTCTTGGTTACAATATATCAAATAGGAGAAAAACAGGTGAAAATACGAGTCTATTATGAAGATACGGATGCCGGAGGGATTACCTATCATTCGCGTTACATCAACTTCTGCGAGAGAGCGCGTTCGGAAATATTCTTTGAACGTGATATGGTGCCCGGAGAGGGTTCGGACAGTGGTTTTGTGGTACGGAACATCAAAGCCGATTTTCTGGCGACATCCACACTGGGAGATATGCTGTATGTCACATCGAAGATCCTGAGTCAGAAAAGCAGCTCTATGGTGCTGCTGCAGGAGATATTCAGGGAAGAAACAAAAATCTTTTCCATGGAAGTGGTGCTGGTCTATATAGAGAATGGCAGACCCAGACGCATCCCCGAAAAATTCCAAATAATTTTTGATATATTTTAAAACCTGTCACAGATAAAAAAATTTATCAAAATTTTATCAAATGACAGATTTTTGACAGAATCATCGGGTATAATTATTTATTCAACTTATATTATCCGAAGGAATCCATATCATGAACATCACTGAACGTGAAGAGAAGGTAAATCTTGCCATAGAAATAGCCGTCAAGGTCGGCATTATCGCACTGGTCGTTTACCTCTCCTATCTGATCGCAAAGCCATTCATGGCAGTCACTGTCTGGGGTATCATTATCGCTGTGGGTATTGCACCTCTGGTAAATATGCTCGAAAAGCGTTTCGGTCACAGGAAGAAGATCATCATTGCCATTACCGTAATGGTCATCGCAGGGTTGATACTTCCCACCTATGCCCTTTCGGGAAAGACCATCGAAACCTCTGAGAAGATCATTCATTCAATGAAGGATGGCGAGATCACTATTCCTCCACCGACCGAGAAGGTCAAGGAATGGCCCGTTATCGGAGAGAAAACCTATACTTTGTGGAACAATGCTTCACATGATCTCAAAAAGACCCTCAAGCCTTTCTCCAAAGAGATTAAAAATGGGATCACTGCTTTACTCTCTTCCCTGGGCGGTCTGATCGGTACGGTCTTTATGTTTGTGGTCTCCATGCTTATCGCGGCCGCTTTTCTTATAGGAAGCGAAGGCGCGGTGAAATTTTACAAAGATCTTTCCCGCCGTCTCATGGGCGACAAAGGTAATGACTGGGCCAAACTTTCTACGCTCACCGTTCGTTCCGTGGTCAACGGTGTTCTCGGTGTCGCTA
Coding sequences:
- a CDS encoding YbgC/FadM family acyl-CoA thioesterase; the protein is MKIRVYYEDTDAGGITYHSRYINFCERARSEIFFERDMVPGEGSDSGFVVRNIKADFLATSTLGDMLYVTSKILSQKSSSMVLLQEIFREETKIFSMEVVLVYIENGRPRRIPEKFQIIFDIF
- a CDS encoding FAD-dependent oxidoreductase; this encodes MPVNRRDVLKYGTSVLLSASLAYSKEEKKLEKTDNILNKKKTKNPRIVVVGGGWAGLALAKDVKHRVPHAEVTMIERRDHFVSCPMSNEWLVDLVDLEYLTHSYLDAAKNNNYIYLHAEVTDVDKKHHILKTSIGDVGYDYLVFATGIEYDYHDLVQDDKALEQRLKTEYPAAFIPGSEHMTLKEKIHHFKGGNFVLTVPGGNYRCLAAPYERACLIADYFDKQNIDGKVIILDANSDIKIKAEGFHSAFKELYKDRIEYQSSVEIDAIDLDKKVITTGFDEIMFADASFYPNVKAPYLLEKLGMTRQTAHNRVEADINQYTYKFKGSNNIYACGDVRPMGFSKSGNTAYSEGLNVAKMIADEIAGKTPVWQSPVTTCFSILRTKPEKCISLYTEYAYDKKGGMLFKNNMTDEAWKTNGLGKSRVAYGWAESMYSNMFG
- a CDS encoding AI-2E family transporter; translation: MNITEREEKVNLAIEIAVKVGIIALVVYLSYLIAKPFMAVTVWGIIIAVGIAPLVNMLEKRFGHRKKIIIAITVMVIAGLILPTYALSGKTIETSEKIIHSMKDGEITIPPPTEKVKEWPVIGEKTYTLWNNASHDLKKTLKPFSKEIKNGITALLSSLGGLIGTVFMFVVSMLIAAAFLIGSEGAVKFYKDLSRRLMGDKGNDWAKLSTLTVRSVVNGVLGVAIIQAIFALIGLTLMGVPLAIVWAVIIMFLTIIQLPALIIILPIILYVFSQGSGTAEVVFTIYMLIVGASDGVLKPMLMGRGVDVPMLVILIGAIGGMMLMGMIGLFVGAVIFALAYTLFGFWIAEVKEDEALQKS